One window of the Yamadazyma tenuis chromosome 6, complete sequence genome contains the following:
- the MNN13_11 gene encoding mannosyltransferase (EggNog:ENOG503NZ5A; COG:S), whose protein sequence is MGKLFNISHNRRFFFYGFIVFWIVSAGIWIYDYTLNNSSESHTSIYHSESTPNAGLSSPSRVNKIDVFEDCAIKKLVQTLGIEDTRSIDSHSSVYDQMLEKHALSDILTNLDFTERCNLYFKNLFVRDHNWFVDPNEDFPLEHRDTFDLQSFEKENSKKIRYKYAQMSNLEYDKINFDDEKVRKDVKRLAEEEFNEFWERTMKTEQKIVDYLSHLRIFNKCYVTSDNRYIMNKANELIEKVADNIDHTEFKADDDESLINDSGSKSCSELESRIYKWVSHSYPIYERWTGEIFLTPPDLREFVHYPEVFKTTNSKFKGSTKDFSKSTFAENGPCFFNKFKNSLNGKGIVLSIGDKHVDDTVRFIHLLRALSNHYPIQIVYYDSLSDETKARIVAAARDKMIDLPESFHKVSKHFPSNYFHIKDGGMPKQEVWFVKTYNTIHDNFKEKFKMFAHKFLATLFNSFEEFILVDADTVLLQNPSEFFDLKDYKTTGAYFFKDRTARAFRPPGDTKFFQKITPSILDNLMFDIPIITQKTLGLEFFDGMSHFMESGVVLINRHLHFNSILTMLQLNFFKPVTSRVHGDKEIFWLGFAASGDEDYHFNKNFAASIGTLTSPEERLTSEGNLKKSQELCSPHSGHLDENGKLLWFNSGFKFCGKSELVNFEAEVKKHDHFKFLKDAESMREYYESSLKLRNAVIPPFNIKSEIRTGNSVEEPVEGWHMERGYCHSYLWCAYSSIGGLTSDGQDNTQVGQVFEFDQDSIDLYSYLGDIWVGNE, encoded by the coding sequence ATGGGGAAACTATTCAACATTAGTCACAATCGAAGGTTTTTTTTCTACGGATTCATCGTCTTTTGGATAGTTTCAGCTGGTATCTGGATCTATGACTACACTTTGAATAATTCTAGTGAGTCGCACACGTCCATTTACCACCTGGAACTGACTCCAAATGCAGGGTTGTCTAGTCCTCTGAGGGtcaacaaaatcgatgtgtttgaagattgtgccatcaagaagttagTGCAAACGTTGGGAATCGAGGATACTAGAAGTATTGATAGCCATTCGAGTGTGTATGACCAAATGTTGGAGAAGCATGCATTATCAGACATTCTAACAAACCTCGATTTCACTGAGAGATGCAACTTGTACTTTAAGAACCTATTTGTGCGAGACCACAActggtttgtggatcccAATGAAGACTTCCCTCTTGAACATCGTGATACATTTGACTTACAGCTGTTCGAAAAAgagaattccaaaaaaatAAGGTACAAATATGCCCAAATGTCAAACTTAGAATAcgacaagatcaatttcGACGACGAGAAAGTCCGCAAAGACGTGAAACGacttgctgaagaagagttcaatgagttctggGAACGAACCATGAAGACAGAACAGAAGATTGTAGACTACTTGTCCCATTTAcggattttcaacaagtgctATGTCACCAGTGATAATAGGTACATCATGAACAaagccaatgaattgatagAAAAAGTGGCTGACAACATAGATCACACTGAGTTCAAGGCcgacgatgatgaactgTTAATCAACGATCTGGGTTCCAAATCCTGTAGTGAGTTGGAAAGCAGAATCTATAAATGGGTGTCTCATTCTTATCCTATTTATGAACGGTGGACTGGTGAAATATTTCTAACTCCTCCAGATCTACGTGAATTTGTTCATTATCCTGAGGTGTTCAAGACtacaaactccaagttcaaggggtccaccaaggacttctccaaatccacATTCGCTGAGAATGGGccatgcttcttcaacaaattcaaaaatctGTTGAATGGAAAGGGTATTGTACTATCGATCGGAGACAAAcatgttgatgatactgTGAGATTCATTCACCTATTAAGAGCGTTGAGCAACCACTATCCAATCCAAATCGTCTACTATGACTCGCTCAGTGATGAGACCAAAGCAAGAATAGTCGCCGCTGCTAGAGACAAAATGATAGATTTACCAGAAAGCTTCCACAAAGTTTCCAAGCATTTCCCTTCCAACTACTTCCACATCAAAGATGGTGGAATGCCAAAGCAAGAAGTGTGGTTTGTAAAGACGTACAACACCATTCAcgacaacttcaaagaaaagttcaagatgtttGCCCATAAGTTCCTAGCAAcgttgttcaattcatttgAGGAATTCATTTTAGTTGATGCTGATACAGTGTTGTTGCAGAATCCATCCGAGTTTTtcgacttgaaggactACAAAACCACCGGGgcctacttcttcaaggataGAACTGCTCGTGCATTCAGGCCACCAGGTGATACTAAATTCTTTCAGAAGATAACCCCTTCAATTttagacaacttgatgtttgatattcccatcatcacccaGAAGACTCTTGGATTagagttctttgatggaatGAGTCATTTCATGGAAAGCggagtggtgttgatcaatagACACTTacacttcaactccatcttaACAATGCtccaattgaacttcttcaaacctGTTACCTCCAGAGTCCATGGagacaaagagatattCTGGTTGGGATTCGCCgccagtggtgatgaagactatcacttcaacaagaatttcgCTGCATCAATCGGGACTCTTACATCCCCGGAGGAAAGATTGACCAGTGAAggaaacctcaagaaatcTCAGGAACTCTGTTCGCCACATTCAGGACaccttgatgaaaatggaaaGTTATTGTGGTTTAACTCgggtttcaagttctgtgGGAAAAGCGAACTTGTTAATTTTGAAGCCGAAGTCAAGAAACACGACCATTTTAAATTCTTAAAGGATGCTGAATCCATGCGAGAGTATTATGAAAGCTCTCTAAAACTTAGAAACGCAGTTATTCCTCCCTTCAATATAAAATCGGAAATAAGGACAGGGAACAGTGTTGAAGAGCCAGTAGAAGGCTGGCACATGGAACGTGGATATTGTCACAGTTATTTATGGTGTGCATACTCTTCGATAGGTGGACTCACCTCTGACGGACAGGATAACACTCAAGTGGGACAAGTGTTCGAGTTCGATCAGGACTCAATAGACTTGTATTCTTACTTGGGTGATATTTGGGTTGGGAATGAGTGA
- a CDS encoding uncharacterized protein (EggNog:ENOG502SQPX) codes for MKVQYKLPFLAAVLFFCAAATSDSIGGCSPSEVTKGLTAEYIETTYDEYGSSTISEDNNALSIIDQSSAESSWGGVTAQNFGFYADGTGVVNGDLYGQTVNINYFGMRLSGYFYAATTGDYTFDGIYADNRASYTLGAGTAMDCCGSTLEGNLDNYFGGDSGTSTVTLTGGVYYPIKVVYYNGNGIANLTMSVVYPDGTNHTDDIDWYSSTDNSTACPYSTTTTIIWTGTDTETVTVTGSDGDVTVTVEIPESRTTTTEPWTGTDTTTTTIYPSNLSDPVTVDIKTPESTTTTTEVWTGTEPSTSIIYPPNPSDPITFVILSPETTTTTTEPWTGTDTTTTTIYPSNLSDPVTVDIKTPESTTTTTEVWTGTEPSTSIIYPPNPSDPITFVILSPETTTTTTEPWTGTDTTTTTIYPSNPSDPVTVDIKTPESTTITTSYGSIDTTYTLTPSDPSDPKTVVIITSTPTPTSTPLTSTSLSSSSFHWTNSTTPIPSSESVVTVTTPWTGSTTSFYTTTGTDGNPTIVKETPEGHTTIPWTGTFTTTYTTTGTDGNPTEVVETPATVFITSTHWTGSFTSTYTTTGPDGDVTVVVENPESHTTIPWTGTFTTTYTTTGTDGNPTEVVETPATVFITSTHWTGSFTSTYTTTGPDGDVTVVVENPESHTTIPWTGTFTTTYTTTGTDGEPTVVVETPETHITTPWTGSFTSTYTTTGPDGKPTVVVETPEPVVIEKDVTTIVLPCTCKEPSTTTTTGDDGKKTVVCNIPHSLVSSVVVTEPCTNAAGDTTVTIYTTFTVAAAVTANPTETVAPTGAKGNGSGAAAEAASAGNGSESSPQEVSTTVIVLEYKKLCKTINHNLSIKLWLRLVSLLCLSGQVLLYHILGIYRNVLKNF; via the exons ATGAAAGTCCAGTACAAATTACCTTTTCTTGCGGCTGTTCTTTTTTTCTGTGCAGCTGCCACTTCCGATAGCATCGGGGGATGTAGTCCCTCAGAAGTGACTAAAGGTTTGACGGCTGAATACATTGAAACAACTTACGATGAATATGGCTCCAGCACGATTTCCGAAGATAATAACGCGCTTAGTATAATTGATCAATCTCTGGCAGAATCTTCGTGGGGAGGAGTGACAGCACAAAATTTTGGGTTCTATGCTGATGGAACTGGTGTCGTAAATGGAGACCTATATGGCCAAACTGTCAACATAAACTACTTCGGTATGAGACTTTCTGGATATTTCTATGCCGCCACTACTGGAGATTACACATTCGACGGGATTTATGCTGATAATAGGGCTTCATATACGCTTGGAGCAGGCACTGCTATGGATTGTTGTGGACTGACCCTTGAAGGAAACTTGGATAACTATTTTGGTGGGGATTCAGGTACTTCGACTGTTACTCTTACAGGAGGAGTATACTATCCTATCAAAGTGGTTTACTACAATGGAAATGGAATCGCCAATCTCACAATGTCCGTCGTTTATCCTGATGGTACCAACCACACGGATGACATTGACTGGTATTCTTCAACGGACAACTCCACTGCTTGTCCTTATTCcacaaccaccaccattatATGGACTGGAACAGATACTGAGACTGTAACTGTGACAGGCTCAGATGGCGATGTGACTGTTACTGTTGAGATACCAGAATCAAGAACGACCACcactgaaccatggacaggcacagatactaccactactaccatctacccatcTAACCTAAGTGATCCcgtaactgttgacatcaagactccagaatctaCCACAACCACTACTGAGGTGTGGACAGGCACAGAACCTTCCACTAGTATCATCTATCCAcccaacccaagtgatcctaTTACCTTTGTTATCTTGTCTCCTgaaactacaacgaccactactgaaccatggacaggcacagatactaccactactaccatctacccatcTAACCTAAGTGATCCcgtaactgttgacatcaagactccagaatctaCCACAACCACTACTGAGGTGTGGACAGGCACAGAACCTTCCACTAGTATCATCTATCCAcccaacccaagtgatcctaTTACCTTTGTTATCTTGTCTCCTgaaactacaacgaccactactgaaccatggacaggcacagatactaccactactaccatctacccatctaacccaagtgatcccgtaactgttgacatcaagactccagaatcaacaactatAACGACTAGTTACGGATCTATTGATACAACCTATACTCTAACTCCCTCCgatccaagtgatcctaAGACTGTCGTTATAATAACATCCACTCCCACGCCAACAAGTACACCACTTACCAGCACTTCGTTATCAAGCCTGTCCTTCCACTGGACAAACTCAACTACTCCAATACCATCTTCAGAAAGTGTTGTCACTGTCAccactccatggactggctctaccacatccttttacactacaactggaactgatggtAACCCAACTATTGTTAAAGAAACTCCAGAAGGACACACCACTATCCCTTGGACCGGAACCTTCACTACGacttacaccaccactggaaccgatggtaatccaactgaggttgttgaaactccagctACTGTCTTCATCACTTCCACTCATTGGACTGGCTCTTTCACCTCAACttacactaccacaggtCCAGATGGTGACGTGACAGTCGTGGTTGAAAATCCAGAATCACACACCACTATCCCTTGGACCGGAACCTTCACTACGacttacaccaccactggaaccgatggtaatccaactgaggttgttgaaactccagctACTGTCTTCATCACTTCCACTCATTGGACTGGCTCTTTCACCTCAACttacactaccacaggtCCAGATGGTGACGTGACAGTCGTGGTTGAAAATCCAGAATCACACACTACTATCCCTTGGACTGGAACCTTCACTACGACGTACACTACCACAGGCACTGATGGTGAACCAACGGTGGTTGTCGAGACTCCAGAAACACACATAACAACTCCttggactggttcattcacttcaacctacaccacaactggaCCTGACGGTAAACCAACCGTAGTCGTTGAAACTCCTGAACCGGTTGTCATCGAAAAAGATGTTACCACTATTGTCTTGCCTTGTACTTGCAAGGAaccttcaaccaccacaacaactggtgatgatggtaagaAGACCGTTGTATGTAACATCCCACACTCTTTGGTGTCCAGTGTTGTGGTTACCGAGCCATGCACCAATGCTGCTGGAGATACTACAGTCACAATCTATACCACGTTCACTGTCGCTGCTGCCGTGACTGCTAACCCTACTGAAACCGttgctccaactggtgCTAAAGGGAATGGTTCTGGAGCGGCTGCTGAAGCGGCTTCAGCTGGTAATGGCTCAGAATCctcaccacaagaagtctccac AACCGTGATTGTGCTTGAAT ATAAAAAGTTATGTAAG